A genome region from Nocardiopsis exhalans includes the following:
- a CDS encoding MerR family transcriptional regulator, translating into MRISELSQRSGVPVPSIKFYLREGLLHRGELTSPNQARYDESHLNRLRLVSALTEVGGLSVAGARDVLQAIDSDEPNLDDLMGVTLKAVQPFTGAPEPTEAELAEADALTERHNWYVHPDSPLRAELARVLSALHSTGLAPDWEWIDDYARAADAVAHRDHDYVGNFTELDEILKTVVVGTVLGERLLATLRRVAQASEAHRRYGI; encoded by the coding sequence ATGCGCATCTCGGAACTGAGCCAGCGCTCGGGGGTACCCGTACCGAGCATCAAGTTCTACCTGCGGGAAGGCCTTCTGCACCGGGGCGAGCTCACCAGTCCCAACCAGGCCCGGTACGACGAGAGCCACCTGAACCGGCTCCGCCTCGTCAGCGCCCTCACCGAGGTCGGCGGGCTCTCCGTGGCCGGGGCCCGGGACGTACTCCAGGCGATCGACAGCGACGAACCCAACCTCGACGACCTCATGGGCGTCACCCTCAAGGCCGTCCAACCCTTCACCGGCGCCCCCGAACCCACCGAGGCCGAGCTCGCCGAAGCCGACGCCCTGACCGAGCGGCACAACTGGTACGTCCACCCGGACTCTCCGCTGCGCGCGGAACTGGCGCGGGTGCTCTCCGCCCTGCACAGCACGGGTCTGGCCCCGGACTGGGAGTGGATCGACGACTACGCGCGCGCCGCCGACGCCGTCGCCCACCGCGACCACGACTACGTCGGGAACTTCACCGAACTGGACGAGATCCTCAAGACCGTCGTGGTCGGCACCGTGCTGGGCGAACGCTTGCTGGCCACCCTGCGCCGCGTGGCCCAGGCCAGCGAAGCCCACCGGCGCTACGGCATATGA
- a CDS encoding GNAT family N-acetyltransferase: MTDMRIRAAVPQDHARILRVCDQWWGKPVSHILPRLFLDHFHTTSLTAEADGELAGFLVGFPSPARPDEAYVHFTAVSPDFRGAGLGREMYRWFTEAARRSGRSVVRAVTSPGNEQSIAFHRSLGFTVTGPHPDHDGPGVDRMCFELRL, encoded by the coding sequence ATGACCGACATGAGGATCAGGGCCGCGGTGCCGCAGGACCACGCACGGATCCTGCGGGTGTGCGACCAGTGGTGGGGCAAGCCGGTCTCGCACATCCTGCCCCGGCTCTTCCTCGACCACTTCCACACCACCAGCCTCACAGCCGAGGCCGACGGCGAGCTGGCCGGGTTCCTGGTGGGCTTCCCCTCTCCGGCCCGACCCGACGAGGCCTACGTGCACTTCACGGCGGTGTCCCCGGACTTCCGCGGCGCGGGGCTGGGCCGGGAGATGTACCGCTGGTTCACCGAGGCCGCCAGGCGGAGCGGACGTTCGGTGGTCCGGGCGGTCACCTCGCCGGGCAACGAGCAGTCGATCGCCTTCCACCGGTCCCTGGGGTTCACCGTGACCGGCCCGCACCCGGACCATGACGGCCCCGGTGTGGACCGGATGTGCTTCGAACTGCGGCTTTGA
- a CDS encoding TIGR02452 family protein: MSQRLREVWNQTREAYEHESYRVDGRKVDLSESLASMREGTRLHLPDEIAELSAPPGGRDTRFEVTGESTLAAARRVVAQEPGRVAALNFASARKPGGGVVNGAKAQEESLARASALYDSLIRCPEFYDHHVANRSLLYTDRVIWSPSVPVYRDDRAGWLPEAVAVDFLTAAAPNLRMIERNQPELRLLVPEALDRRARAVLAVAAHHGAKRLVLGAWGCGVFGNRPAAVAAAFGKHLLDGEFAGVFERVVFAVLDRDEAVRRPFEERFGG; this comes from the coding sequence GTGTCCCAGCGGTTGCGTGAGGTCTGGAACCAGACCCGTGAGGCCTACGAGCACGAGAGCTACCGCGTGGACGGTCGGAAGGTCGACCTGTCCGAGTCGCTGGCGTCGATGCGGGAGGGTACCCGGCTGCACCTCCCGGACGAGATCGCTGAGCTGAGCGCGCCTCCGGGCGGGCGTGACACCCGGTTCGAGGTGACCGGTGAGAGCACCCTGGCGGCGGCGCGGCGGGTGGTCGCGCAGGAACCGGGCCGGGTGGCGGCGCTGAACTTCGCCTCCGCCCGCAAACCCGGCGGCGGTGTGGTCAACGGAGCGAAGGCGCAGGAGGAGAGCCTGGCCAGAGCCAGCGCGCTCTACGACTCCCTGATCCGCTGCCCGGAGTTCTACGACCACCACGTGGCCAACCGGAGCCTGCTGTACACCGACCGGGTGATCTGGTCGCCGAGCGTTCCGGTGTACCGGGACGACCGCGCCGGGTGGCTGCCCGAGGCGGTGGCGGTGGACTTCCTCACCGCGGCCGCGCCCAACCTGCGGATGATCGAACGCAACCAGCCCGAGCTCCGCCTTCTGGTTCCGGAGGCCCTGGACCGGCGGGCCCGCGCGGTGTTGGCCGTGGCGGCCCACCACGGTGCGAAGCGGCTGGTGCTGGGGGCCTGGGGCTGCGGGGTCTTCGGCAACCGCCCGGCGGCGGTGGCCGCGGCATTCGGCAAGCACCTGCTGGACGGGGAGTTCGCGGGGGTGTTCGAGCGGGTGGTGTTCGCCGTCCTGGATCGGGACGAGGCGGTGCGCCGACCCTTCGAGGAGAGGTTCGGCGGCTGA
- a CDS encoding RNA 2'-phosphotransferase produces MNNKEIVRASKFLSLVLRHDPARAGITLDPQGWVEVEELLSGCRRAGRPLTPEGLREIIDTNDKKRFALSPDGLRVRAQQGHSVRVDLSLEPTAPPDRLFHGTVGRFLPPIRREGLRPMNRHHVHLSPEEETARKVGARRGSPVVLTVDSARMHADGHEFRVTGNGVWLAESVPPEYLIG; encoded by the coding sequence ATGAACAACAAGGAGATCGTTCGCGCTTCCAAGTTCCTCTCCCTGGTCCTGCGCCACGATCCGGCCAGGGCCGGGATCACCCTCGACCCCCAGGGCTGGGTCGAGGTCGAGGAGCTGCTCTCCGGCTGTCGCCGCGCCGGACGCCCCCTCACCCCCGAGGGGCTGCGGGAGATCATCGACACCAACGACAAGAAGCGCTTCGCCCTGAGCCCGGACGGGCTGCGCGTGCGCGCGCAGCAGGGGCACTCGGTCCGGGTGGACCTGTCCCTGGAGCCGACCGCACCACCCGACCGGCTCTTCCACGGCACCGTGGGCCGCTTCCTGCCCCCGATCCGCCGCGAGGGGCTGCGCCCGATGAACCGCCACCACGTGCACCTGTCTCCGGAGGAGGAGACCGCCCGCAAGGTGGGCGCGCGCCGGGGGTCGCCGGTGGTGCTGACCGTGGACTCCGCGCGCATGCACGCCGACGGCCACGAATTCCGGGTCACCGGGAACGGGGTGTGGCTGGCCGAGTCCGTGCCGCCCGAGTACCTGATCGGCTGA
- a CDS encoding class I SAM-dependent methyltransferase, with amino-acid sequence MYDEMDYPAPGRVERRAVAGPESARAGRLWWDGAADAYQAEHGDFLRDVGFIWSPEGVDEADARLLGDVSGKRILEVGCGAGQCGRWLRAEGVREVVGFDLALRQLQHSRRIDEQSGHRLPAVQADAQRMPFATGSFDVVFSAFGAFPFVPAAETALAEAGRVLRPGGRFVFSVTHPIRWCFPDDPSKRGMTVKQSYFDRRAYVEEDDAGRAVYVEHHHTVGDWLRGIVAAGLLLQDLVEPEWPEGNKQVWGGWGPVRGRMIPGTAIFSAVKPG; translated from the coding sequence GTGTACGACGAGATGGACTATCCGGCGCCCGGTCGGGTGGAACGGCGCGCGGTGGCGGGCCCGGAGAGCGCCCGGGCCGGTCGCCTGTGGTGGGACGGTGCCGCCGACGCCTACCAGGCCGAGCACGGAGACTTCCTGCGCGATGTCGGTTTCATCTGGTCGCCCGAGGGGGTGGACGAGGCCGACGCGCGGCTGCTCGGCGACGTGAGCGGGAAGCGGATCCTGGAGGTCGGCTGCGGGGCGGGCCAGTGCGGCCGCTGGCTGCGAGCCGAGGGCGTGCGCGAGGTGGTCGGGTTCGACCTGGCCTTGCGGCAGCTCCAGCACTCGCGGCGGATCGACGAACAGTCCGGGCACCGGCTGCCCGCCGTCCAGGCCGACGCCCAGCGGATGCCGTTCGCCACCGGCTCCTTCGACGTGGTCTTCTCCGCCTTCGGGGCGTTCCCGTTCGTGCCCGCGGCCGAGACCGCGCTGGCCGAGGCGGGGCGCGTACTCAGGCCCGGCGGGCGGTTCGTGTTCTCGGTGACCCACCCGATCCGGTGGTGCTTCCCGGACGACCCCAGCAAGCGCGGGATGACCGTCAAGCAGTCGTACTTCGACCGTCGGGCCTACGTGGAGGAGGACGACGCGGGCCGGGCGGTCTACGTCGAACACCACCACACGGTGGGCGACTGGCTGCGGGGGATCGTGGCTGCGGGGTTGCTGCTCCAGGACCTGGTCGAGCCGGAGTGGCCCGAGGGGAACAAGCAGGTGTGGGGCGGCTGGGGGCCGGTGCGCGGCCGGATGATCCCGGGGACGGCGATCTTCTCAGCGGTCAAACCGGGGTAG
- a CDS encoding SURF1 family cytochrome oxidase biogenesis protein, whose protein sequence is MLKVLFSSRMMAFHALVVILVPAFIWLGFWQLDRAEQRSASVNLQRDNVAAEPVAVDQLASVGSDVAPADRWRTVEATGTWDQDNEVLLRNRDSSQGHGVGFHVLTPLVTEDGTAVLVNRGWIERGENAQDTPDAPPVPEGEVEVTGRLHFGETEENTGLRNRDGMPEGQIMFVDVDLLAAELPYPIYGGYVELTDQDPVPEQAPERVALREENIGMSASYAFQWWVFTIVVVVGWVVLVRRELREARESGGEGTDSGHGDGGEAGDGDGPDNGETGNGSAERVQQTH, encoded by the coding sequence GTGCTCAAAGTCCTGTTCTCCTCACGCATGATGGCCTTCCACGCGTTGGTCGTGATTCTTGTGCCCGCCTTCATCTGGTTGGGGTTCTGGCAGCTGGACCGGGCCGAACAGCGCAGTGCCTCGGTCAACCTCCAGCGCGACAACGTCGCCGCCGAACCCGTGGCCGTCGACCAACTCGCCTCCGTGGGCTCGGACGTCGCCCCGGCCGACCGCTGGCGCACGGTCGAGGCCACCGGTACCTGGGACCAGGACAACGAGGTGCTGTTGCGCAATCGGGACAGCTCCCAGGGGCACGGGGTGGGTTTCCACGTCCTCACCCCGCTGGTCACCGAGGACGGCACCGCGGTCCTGGTCAACCGCGGGTGGATCGAGCGCGGTGAGAACGCCCAGGACACCCCCGACGCACCGCCGGTCCCCGAGGGCGAGGTCGAGGTGACCGGACGCCTGCACTTCGGCGAGACCGAGGAGAACACCGGGCTGCGCAACCGCGACGGCATGCCCGAGGGTCAGATCATGTTCGTCGACGTGGACCTGCTGGCCGCGGAACTGCCCTACCCGATCTACGGCGGGTACGTGGAGCTCACCGACCAGGACCCCGTGCCCGAGCAGGCCCCCGAGCGGGTCGCCCTGCGCGAGGAGAACATCGGGATGAGCGCCTCGTACGCCTTCCAGTGGTGGGTGTTCACCATCGTGGTGGTCGTCGGCTGGGTCGTCCTCGTCCGCCGTGAGCTGCGCGAGGCCCGCGAGTCCGGCGGGGAGGGCACTGACAGCGGCCACGGCGACGGCGGTGAGGCGGGGGACGGAGACGGCCCCGACAACGGGGAGACTGGGAACGGATCCGCGGAGCGGGTCCAGCAGACCCACTAG
- a CDS encoding chaplin family protein: MRNTFRYSFATALTAGLVLAPFSAAFANPETDGSGGVGSGNQIVVPVDVEANLCGNALAVLGISSAKCTQVSEVLYESSGQGGGATTDGSGGVASGNQIILPVDAAIDACGNSVAVAGISQAECVEVVEVLEKESEDAPSTMSDGSGGVASGNQIVVPVDAAIDICGNSVAVLGASSAQCTTIINIIQASPDNQGNQGDTSTDGSGGVASGNQVVVPVDAAVQICGNAVSVLGIAEASCVQKISDGGDPEDPKDPKDPEDPKDPKDPEEPKDPEDPKDPEEPKKPEEPKEKEEDDKPAPKEQAGEELAVTGGALGGLIAAAVAAVGAGGAGLYFARKRKAAAATAED, translated from the coding sequence ATGCGAAACACGTTCCGTTACTCCTTCGCCACCGCACTGACCGCGGGGCTGGTGCTCGCGCCGTTCAGCGCCGCGTTCGCCAACCCCGAGACCGACGGCTCCGGAGGCGTGGGCAGCGGCAACCAGATCGTCGTCCCCGTCGACGTCGAAGCCAACCTGTGCGGTAACGCACTTGCCGTCCTCGGTATCTCCAGCGCCAAGTGCACCCAGGTCAGCGAGGTGCTCTACGAGAGCAGCGGCCAGGGCGGCGGCGCCACCACCGACGGCTCGGGCGGTGTGGCCAGCGGCAACCAGATCATCCTTCCCGTCGACGCCGCCATCGACGCCTGCGGCAACTCCGTCGCCGTGGCCGGGATCTCCCAGGCCGAGTGCGTGGAGGTGGTCGAGGTTCTGGAGAAGGAGTCCGAGGACGCCCCCAGCACCATGAGCGACGGCTCCGGAGGCGTGGCCAGCGGCAACCAGATCGTCGTCCCCGTCGACGCCGCCATCGACATCTGCGGCAACTCCGTGGCCGTCCTGGGCGCCTCCAGCGCCCAGTGCACCACGATCATCAACATCATCCAGGCCTCCCCGGACAACCAGGGGAACCAGGGTGACACCAGCACCGACGGCTCCGGAGGCGTGGCCAGCGGCAACCAGGTCGTGGTCCCGGTGGACGCGGCTGTGCAGATCTGCGGCAACGCGGTCTCCGTGCTCGGCATCGCCGAGGCCTCCTGCGTCCAGAAGATCTCCGACGGCGGCGACCCCGAGGACCCCAAGGACCCGAAGGACCCCGAGGACCCGAAGGACCCCAAGGACCCCGAGGAGCCGAAGGACCCCGAGGACCCCAAGGACCCCGAGGAGCCGAAGAAGCCCGAGGAGCCCAAGGAGAAGGAAGAGGACGACAAGCCCGCCCCCAAGGAGCAGGCCGGTGAGGAGCTCGCCGTCACCGGTGGCGCTCTGGGCGGTCTGATCGCCGCCGCGGTGGCCGCCGTCGGCGCCGGTGGCGCCGGGCTGTACTTCGCCCGCAAGCGCAAGGCCGCTGCCGCCACCGCCGAGGACTAG
- a CDS encoding CapA family protein has protein sequence MNPERPHPRTRRILAAGAATLALTLVASCSTADDPDQLEEGAIAPDTEESEGDVEVQASAEAASEPLTIAFGGDVMFEGMLRPRLDDPATALDPISEQLSAADLAMVNLETAVTEGGTPVPGKDFVFRAPASALEALDAAGVDVATVANNHGMDFGEDGLLDTLDNGDASPVALVGAGRDIDEAYAPHVAEVNGQSVAMFGATDVLDDHLIPAWTAGEGKPGLASTKFEMKDRMLQAVSEAADEHDNVVVFLHWGLEGAHCPLPHAPELADDLITAGATAVVGGHPHVLSPGGFQGNAYVHYGLSNFVFYNFSGPTAETGVLTLTFDQGRVLEADWAPAQIQGGVPVPYEGEAAEQAHQTWVDMRQECGLPLADSPA, from the coding sequence ATGAACCCCGAACGCCCGCACCCACGTACACGCAGGATCCTCGCGGCCGGTGCCGCGACCCTCGCGCTCACCCTCGTCGCCTCCTGTTCCACAGCCGACGATCCGGACCAGCTCGAGGAAGGGGCCATCGCCCCGGACACCGAGGAGAGCGAGGGGGACGTCGAGGTCCAGGCCTCGGCCGAGGCCGCCTCGGAGCCCCTCACCATCGCCTTCGGCGGTGACGTGATGTTCGAGGGCATGCTCCGCCCCCGGCTGGACGATCCCGCCACCGCCCTCGACCCCATCTCCGAACAGCTCTCCGCCGCCGACCTCGCCATGGTCAACCTGGAGACCGCCGTCACCGAGGGCGGCACCCCCGTCCCGGGCAAGGACTTCGTCTTCCGTGCGCCCGCCAGCGCGCTGGAGGCGCTGGACGCCGCCGGCGTGGACGTGGCCACCGTCGCCAACAACCACGGCATGGACTTCGGCGAGGACGGTCTGCTGGACACCCTCGACAACGGAGACGCCTCACCCGTCGCCCTGGTGGGTGCGGGCCGGGACATCGACGAGGCCTACGCGCCGCACGTGGCCGAGGTCAACGGCCAGAGCGTGGCCATGTTCGGCGCCACCGACGTGCTCGACGACCACCTCATCCCCGCGTGGACCGCGGGCGAGGGCAAGCCCGGTCTGGCCTCCACCAAGTTCGAGATGAAGGACCGCATGCTCCAGGCGGTCTCCGAGGCCGCCGATGAGCACGACAACGTCGTGGTGTTCCTGCACTGGGGGCTGGAGGGCGCGCACTGCCCGCTCCCGCACGCGCCCGAGCTGGCCGATGACCTCATCACGGCAGGCGCCACCGCCGTGGTCGGCGGGCACCCGCACGTGCTCTCCCCTGGCGGCTTCCAGGGCAACGCCTACGTGCACTACGGCCTGAGCAACTTCGTGTTCTACAACTTCAGCGGGCCGACCGCCGAGACCGGTGTGCTGACCCTGACCTTCGACCAGGGCCGCGTCCTGGAGGCCGACTGGGCCCCGGCGCAGATCCAGGGCGGTGTCCCGGTCCCCTACGAGGGAGAGGCCGCCGAGCAGGCCCACCAGACCTGGGTGGACATGCGCCAGGAGTGCGGTCTGCCGCTCGCCGACTCACCTGCCTAG
- a CDS encoding GntR family transcriptional regulator, translating to MASHTGGELPPYARVVADIRARIAGGELQPGDRVPSTREITREWGVAMATATKVLSALRQEGLVVAVRGVGTVVRGDAGVAPVTPEPSRRSSSQPPHRGHSEAEAMRARLHSAVEGEGRPAPDTALTRAAIVRAAIAVADAEGLGGLSMRRISTELRVSTMALYRHIDNKDELLREMLDEVYTEVELPDPVPSDWRQAVEVLQQREWVVYRAHPWIATLLTVTRPIMSEKVMAYGEWIMGLLIDRGCSPDDALRIITILSAYISGMALQVAQVREMERETGADSLDFWLGKGAELVFDQSRYPNMSKVSAPPEFDIDRTYALGMEHLLEGLAPLVESGGSPGSGEPGEQQRSQET from the coding sequence ATGGCATCGCACACGGGCGGGGAACTCCCCCCGTACGCACGGGTTGTCGCGGACATCCGGGCGCGCATCGCCGGGGGAGAGCTGCAGCCGGGGGACCGGGTGCCCTCCACCCGGGAGATCACGCGGGAGTGGGGGGTGGCCATGGCCACCGCCACCAAGGTGCTCTCCGCACTACGCCAGGAGGGTCTGGTGGTAGCGGTGCGCGGGGTGGGCACCGTGGTCCGCGGGGACGCCGGGGTCGCCCCGGTGACTCCTGAGCCCTCGCGGCGCTCCTCAAGTCAGCCGCCGCACCGGGGGCACTCCGAAGCGGAGGCGATGCGTGCCCGCCTGCACTCGGCGGTCGAAGGTGAGGGCCGTCCAGCACCCGACACCGCTCTGACCCGTGCGGCCATCGTCCGGGCGGCGATTGCCGTCGCCGACGCGGAAGGGCTCGGCGGTCTGTCCATGCGCAGGATCTCCACCGAGCTCCGGGTGAGCACCATGGCGCTGTACCGCCACATCGACAACAAGGACGAACTGCTGCGGGAGATGCTCGACGAGGTCTACACCGAGGTGGAGCTGCCCGACCCGGTTCCCTCGGATTGGCGACAGGCCGTCGAAGTGCTCCAACAGCGGGAGTGGGTCGTCTACCGTGCCCATCCGTGGATCGCCACGCTGCTCACGGTCACCCGGCCGATCATGTCCGAGAAGGTCATGGCGTACGGCGAGTGGATCATGGGGCTGCTTATCGACCGGGGCTGCTCACCCGATGACGCGCTGCGGATCATCACCATCCTCAGCGCCTACATTTCTGGCATGGCGCTGCAGGTCGCACAGGTCAGGGAGATGGAGCGCGAGACGGGGGCGGACTCCCTGGACTTCTGGTTGGGCAAGGGGGCCGAGCTCGTGTTCGACCAGAGCCGCTACCCGAACATGTCCAAGGTTTCCGCCCCGCCCGAGTTCGATATCGACCGGACCTACGCCCTCGGGATGGAGCATCTGCTCGAGGGCCTGGCGCCCCTGGTTGAGTCCGGAGGATCGCCGGGGAGCGGGGAACCAGGGGAGCAGCAGCGGTCCCAGGAGACATGA